The following are encoded together in the Luteolibacter rhizosphaerae genome:
- the hemW gene encoding radical SAM family heme chaperone HemW: protein MLLYLHIPFCHRVCPYCSFYKHTPGNTPVGEFVEGLLREAKLRIEALEEKPRTLYLGGGTPSMLSPTHLRKLFGGLGELLDLQGLDEVTFEANPATFDVAKARLFRELGVTRVSLGIQSFTPHVLEKLGREHSAEEAAAAVGILREAGMPEVNIDLMFAIPGQSEEDWRSTLKTAIALQPDHISAYNLTYEEDTAFFESLRRGEVSESEDVNARFFLLADEMLKAAGFEHYETSNYAKPGHRSSHNRGYWRGEDYLGLGPSAVSTVGNLRSKNIADTAGYVRMVASLGNAVEEAESLDAEQRRLERIALMLRTDEGVPLSLVDGAGVGRLIEHGLAEEKDGRLVLTLAGSPLVDPIAAELV, encoded by the coding sequence TTGCTGCTCTACCTCCATATTCCGTTCTGCCACCGGGTTTGCCCTTATTGCTCGTTCTACAAGCACACGCCGGGCAACACCCCGGTAGGCGAGTTTGTGGAGGGTTTGCTACGGGAAGCGAAGCTCCGGATCGAAGCTTTGGAGGAAAAGCCGCGCACGCTCTACCTCGGCGGCGGCACGCCCTCGATGCTCTCCCCCACCCACTTGCGGAAGCTCTTCGGCGGCTTGGGCGAGTTGCTGGATCTGCAGGGCCTGGATGAAGTGACCTTTGAGGCGAACCCGGCGACCTTCGATGTGGCGAAGGCTCGGCTTTTCAGGGAACTGGGCGTCACTCGGGTCTCGCTGGGCATCCAGTCCTTCACGCCCCATGTGCTGGAGAAGCTGGGACGCGAGCACTCGGCCGAGGAGGCGGCTGCGGCCGTGGGTATCTTGCGGGAAGCCGGAATGCCGGAGGTGAACATCGACTTGATGTTCGCGATTCCCGGTCAGTCCGAGGAGGACTGGCGATCCACCCTGAAGACTGCGATCGCGCTGCAACCCGATCACATCTCGGCCTACAACCTCACCTACGAGGAAGACACCGCCTTCTTCGAATCGCTGAGACGCGGCGAGGTGAGCGAGAGCGAGGATGTGAACGCGCGCTTCTTCCTGCTGGCGGACGAGATGCTGAAGGCGGCTGGCTTCGAGCACTACGAGACTTCCAATTATGCCAAGCCGGGACATCGGTCTTCCCACAACCGGGGCTATTGGCGGGGTGAGGACTATCTTGGGCTCGGGCCTTCCGCAGTGTCCACCGTGGGCAACCTGAGAAGCAAGAACATCGCTGACACGGCGGGCTATGTAAGGATGGTGGCTAGCTTGGGCAATGCGGTGGAAGAGGCCGAATCGCTGGACGCCGAGCAGCGGCGGTTGGAGCGGATCGCGCTGATGTTACGAACCGACGAGGGCGTTCCGCTTTCATTGGTCGATGGGGCGGGCGTAGGGCGCCTGATCGAGCATGGGCTGGCGGAGGAGAAGGACGGGCGGCTGGTGCTGACGCTGGCCGGTTCGCCGCTGGTCGATCCGATCGCGGCAGAGCTGGTGTGA
- a CDS encoding protein-disulfide reductase DsbD family protein, translating to MAIHLPFLRLFLALLLIFPVAAQEEKMSFGLPGAESAGGKAKSTATLVSEVYSIAAGKPFTVALRLGHPEGWHSYYQNSGGIEQGLKIEWVLPEGFSAGPIQWPAPKVEVGLLENQSFYFSGSPVFMVEITPPATLAKDSVAEIKASATWQICKTGQCLDEAGSFTLSLPVKDSAEVDASQTALFEAARTTAPIKADGWEFKATNDGANVLLTVTPASGCTLPDGVDFIPAAPFLASVSEGSTVKKEGDSWVFTLKRKTKDIIDTPIEQGKDVAGILIASSPFDAKSGCHAVLVPATVIERAPAKPLSIAALLPILGGMFAGGLILNLMPCVFPVIGLKIMGFVQQSGEDKKKIVLHGIAFTVGVLVSFWVLSGVLFALRSAAGPGQEVGWGYQLQNPWTVLVLMLLMFVLGLSMYGLFEIGASATGVGGKLQSKQGVSGSFFSGILATVVATPCSAPFLGAAIGTAITLPPVQFFAAFTAMALGLALPYLILSIFPKLVDLLPRPGAWMESFKQAMSFLLFATAGFLLWVYAGQIGLENTLNVVFGLTAIAIAAWVFGRWFTPIRTSRAKGVAVLVTLIFAAAGLKLTMPPEKSALTWEKWSDARVNELLEEGKPVFVDFTAQWCATCQLNKKRAYPKEVADLMKARGVVTLKADKTNPDPAIEKKLGELGRTAIPVNVLYVPGREPIITQELFGADYMKELITKEVPLKDGEKAP from the coding sequence ATGGCCATTCATCTTCCATTCCTGCGTCTTTTCCTCGCTCTTTTGCTGATCTTTCCCGTCGCGGCGCAGGAGGAGAAAATGAGCTTCGGCCTGCCGGGAGCGGAGTCCGCGGGCGGCAAGGCGAAGAGCACGGCCACTTTGGTCTCGGAAGTTTATTCGATCGCAGCGGGCAAGCCATTCACGGTGGCGCTGCGGCTGGGCCACCCGGAGGGTTGGCACAGCTACTACCAGAACTCCGGCGGGATCGAGCAGGGGCTGAAGATCGAGTGGGTGCTGCCCGAGGGATTCAGCGCCGGGCCGATCCAGTGGCCGGCGCCGAAGGTCGAGGTGGGCCTGCTGGAGAACCAGAGCTTCTACTTCTCGGGCAGTCCGGTCTTCATGGTGGAGATCACCCCACCGGCGACGCTGGCGAAGGATTCGGTGGCCGAGATCAAGGCGAGTGCGACCTGGCAGATTTGCAAGACCGGCCAGTGCCTGGATGAGGCGGGAAGCTTCACCCTTTCGCTGCCGGTGAAGGACAGCGCAGAGGTGGATGCCAGCCAGACAGCGCTCTTTGAAGCGGCCCGCACGACCGCGCCGATCAAGGCGGACGGCTGGGAATTCAAGGCCACGAACGATGGCGCCAATGTGCTCCTGACGGTGACTCCCGCCTCGGGCTGCACGCTGCCGGACGGTGTCGATTTCATTCCGGCGGCCCCTTTCTTGGCCTCGGTAAGCGAGGGCAGCACGGTGAAAAAAGAGGGTGATTCTTGGGTCTTCACGCTGAAGCGGAAGACCAAGGACATCATCGATACCCCGATCGAACAGGGTAAGGACGTGGCGGGCATCCTGATCGCCAGCAGCCCCTTCGACGCGAAGAGCGGTTGCCATGCGGTGCTGGTGCCAGCGACGGTGATCGAGCGCGCACCGGCGAAGCCGCTTTCGATTGCGGCACTGCTGCCGATTCTGGGCGGGATGTTCGCAGGCGGGCTGATCTTGAACTTGATGCCCTGCGTGTTCCCGGTGATCGGCTTGAAGATCATGGGCTTCGTCCAACAATCGGGCGAGGACAAGAAAAAGATCGTACTCCACGGCATCGCCTTCACGGTGGGTGTGCTGGTGTCTTTCTGGGTGTTGAGCGGCGTGCTCTTCGCGTTGCGCTCGGCAGCAGGCCCGGGGCAGGAGGTCGGCTGGGGCTACCAGCTCCAGAACCCTTGGACGGTGCTGGTGCTGATGCTGCTGATGTTCGTGCTGGGCCTGAGCATGTATGGCCTCTTTGAGATCGGGGCCTCGGCCACGGGTGTGGGCGGCAAGCTGCAATCGAAGCAGGGCGTGAGCGGCTCCTTCTTCTCGGGCATCCTGGCCACGGTGGTGGCGACGCCCTGCTCCGCGCCTTTCCTGGGTGCGGCAATCGGCACTGCGATCACGCTACCGCCTGTGCAATTTTTCGCGGCCTTTACCGCGATGGCGCTGGGGCTTGCCCTGCCGTATCTGATCCTTTCGATCTTCCCGAAACTGGTGGACCTGCTCCCCCGCCCCGGTGCGTGGATGGAAAGCTTCAAGCAGGCGATGTCCTTCCTGCTCTTCGCGACGGCGGGTTTCCTGCTATGGGTTTATGCCGGGCAGATCGGTCTGGAGAACACGCTGAACGTGGTCTTCGGCCTGACGGCTATCGCGATCGCGGCCTGGGTATTCGGACGTTGGTTCACGCCGATCCGCACCAGCCGGGCGAAGGGTGTGGCCGTGCTGGTCACGCTGATCTTCGCGGCGGCTGGTTTGAAACTGACCATGCCGCCGGAGAAGTCCGCCCTGACTTGGGAGAAGTGGAGCGATGCGCGGGTGAACGAGTTGCTGGAGGAAGGCAAGCCGGTGTTCGTGGACTTCACGGCGCAGTGGTGCGCCACCTGCCAGCTCAACAAGAAGCGGGCCTATCCCAAGGAAGTCGCCGATCTGATGAAGGCACGCGGGGTGGTGACCCTGAAAGCGGACAAGACCAATCCGGACCCGGCGATCGAGAAGAAGCTGGGAGAGCTGGGACGAACGGCGATCCCGGTGAACGTGCTCTACGTGCCGGGGAGAGAGCCGATCATCACGCAGGAACTCTTCGGCGCGGACTACATGAAGGAGCTGATCACGAAGGAAGTGCCGCTGAAGGATGGGGAGAAGGCACCGTGA
- the glpX gene encoding class II fructose-bisphosphatase, which produces MIDPERIFEMDFLRATEGAAIVAHRWMGRGDKEAADAAACDAIRGMFDLMDMRGEVVIGEGIKDEAPGIFKGEKVGTWEEGSPQFHIALDPVDGTTNVSKGMANSVSCIAAAIPMDGEASALEDIPAFYLEKLAYPEKVRKAFMADPKLPISVEAPTEEVIKITAKILEKDIRDIVVMILDRPRNEPYMDAVRRIGAKLRMISDGDIAAAIAPALPESNVDLYVGIGGSPEGVLSAAGLRCLGGGLQAKIWPKDGLERRLLIAEGYEKLLDRVYLSKDLAKGDRILFSATGISDSTLLRGVRVEGKIARTHSVLMRVKSRTVRSIKAAHDLSAKTFRLRSAKGEVLLVD; this is translated from the coding sequence ATGATCGACCCGGAACGTATCTTCGAAATGGACTTCCTCCGTGCCACGGAGGGTGCTGCGATCGTAGCCCACCGTTGGATGGGACGCGGCGACAAGGAGGCCGCGGATGCGGCTGCCTGCGATGCGATCCGCGGCATGTTCGACCTAATGGACATGCGCGGTGAGGTCGTGATCGGCGAGGGCATCAAGGACGAGGCTCCCGGGATCTTCAAAGGCGAGAAGGTCGGCACCTGGGAGGAAGGCTCTCCACAATTTCATATCGCCCTCGATCCCGTCGATGGAACGACTAATGTCTCCAAGGGCATGGCGAACTCCGTCTCATGCATCGCCGCCGCGATCCCCATGGATGGCGAGGCGAGCGCGCTCGAGGACATCCCGGCCTTCTACCTCGAAAAACTTGCTTACCCCGAGAAAGTCCGGAAAGCCTTCATGGCCGATCCGAAGCTGCCGATCAGCGTGGAGGCGCCCACGGAGGAAGTGATCAAGATCACCGCGAAGATCCTGGAGAAGGACATCCGCGACATCGTTGTGATGATCCTCGATCGCCCCCGCAACGAGCCCTACATGGACGCCGTCCGGCGCATCGGCGCGAAGCTGCGCATGATCTCGGATGGCGATATTGCAGCAGCCATTGCTCCTGCCCTGCCCGAAAGCAATGTGGATCTCTATGTCGGCATCGGAGGCTCCCCGGAAGGCGTGCTCTCGGCCGCCGGGCTGCGATGCCTTGGGGGTGGACTCCAAGCAAAGATCTGGCCGAAGGACGGTTTGGAAAGACGCCTCTTGATCGCCGAGGGCTACGAGAAGCTGCTCGACCGGGTCTATCTCTCGAAGGACCTAGCCAAAGGGGATCGCATTCTCTTCAGTGCGACAGGGATCTCCGACAGCACCCTGCTCCGGGGAGTGAGGGTCGAAGGCAAGATTGCACGCACCCACTCCGTGCTCATGCGCGTGAAGAGCCGCACCGTCCGCTCGATCAAGGCCGCACACGATCTCTCCGCGAAGACCTTCCGCCTGCGCTCCGCTAAGGGAGAGGTGCTGCTGGTGGATTGA
- a CDS encoding rhamnulokinase — protein sequence MSVFLAIDLGAGSGRVIAGVTDLNTLSLEEIHRFDNPGTDLPGGSYWNILGLFRDILEGLRRGVEKYGKDIRAIGIDTWAVDFGLLDEHGRLLGMPHQYRDPRHEGMPELMHALLPESEIYARTGITTNFYNTSLHLMAEKKLGSPALAAADRLLFIPDLLAYWLSGVMAVERTNASTSQLVDPATGEWSLETIEALGLPAKIFDKIVPPGTILGPIRKEVAREIGMEGIPVVAGATHDTAAAVAGIPMEGEDALWLSSGTWSIMGLETREPIRTQEAFAARCCNELGVEGTVRFLKNIAGLWLIQECKRQWTLDGEAISYGEMAKLAEAAPAFSAFIDPDDPIFAAPGDMPEKIRAWCERSGQAVPIDKGTILRVASESLALKYRVVFENFCKLSGKRFTRLHAGGGGIQNAFLAQATADALGIEVIAGPIEATSCGNIVVQMIATGNLPDLAAGRALIRRSFDFQVYQARNGDQWQQAYDRFKSVIGG from the coding sequence ATGTCTGTTTTCCTTGCTATCGACCTCGGGGCCGGCAGCGGTCGCGTGATCGCCGGTGTCACCGACCTCAACACCCTGAGCCTCGAAGAAATTCACCGCTTCGACAATCCCGGCACGGACCTGCCGGGCGGCTCTTACTGGAATATCCTCGGCCTGTTCCGCGACATCCTCGAAGGCCTGCGCCGCGGGGTGGAGAAGTATGGCAAGGACATCCGCGCCATCGGCATCGACACTTGGGCGGTGGACTTCGGATTGCTGGACGAGCACGGGCGTCTGTTAGGCATGCCGCATCAATATCGCGACCCGCGCCACGAAGGCATGCCGGAGCTGATGCATGCCCTGCTGCCGGAGTCGGAGATCTATGCCCGCACCGGCATCACGACGAATTTCTACAATACCTCGCTGCACCTGATGGCGGAGAAGAAGCTCGGCTCACCTGCCCTCGCGGCGGCGGATCGATTGCTTTTCATCCCTGACCTGCTCGCTTACTGGCTGAGCGGAGTGATGGCGGTGGAAAGGACCAACGCCTCCACTTCCCAACTCGTCGATCCCGCGACCGGTGAATGGTCTCTCGAAACCATTGAGGCACTGGGCTTGCCCGCGAAGATCTTCGACAAAATCGTCCCTCCCGGGACGATTCTCGGCCCCATCCGCAAGGAAGTGGCACGGGAAATCGGAATGGAAGGCATCCCGGTCGTCGCGGGCGCCACACACGATACCGCTGCCGCAGTGGCGGGCATCCCGATGGAGGGAGAAGATGCGCTGTGGCTCTCCTCCGGCACGTGGTCGATCATGGGACTGGAGACCCGCGAGCCGATCCGCACACAGGAAGCATTCGCCGCCCGCTGCTGCAATGAACTCGGCGTCGAAGGCACCGTCCGTTTTCTCAAGAACATCGCAGGGCTCTGGTTGATCCAGGAGTGCAAGCGCCAATGGACCTTGGACGGTGAGGCGATCTCGTATGGAGAGATGGCCAAGCTGGCAGAAGCAGCGCCGGCCTTCTCCGCCTTCATCGATCCGGACGATCCGATCTTCGCGGCACCGGGTGACATGCCCGAAAAAATCCGCGCTTGGTGCGAACGGAGCGGTCAGGCCGTGCCGATCGACAAAGGCACGATTCTCCGGGTCGCCTCCGAGTCGCTCGCGCTGAAATACCGCGTGGTCTTCGAGAACTTCTGCAAGCTTTCCGGCAAGCGCTTCACGCGGCTTCACGCCGGGGGCGGCGGGATCCAGAATGCCTTCCTTGCCCAAGCGACCGCCGATGCCCTTGGCATCGAAGTCATCGCCGGACCGATTGAGGCCACCTCATGTGGCAACATCGTGGTCCAGATGATCGCCACCGGCAACTTGCCCGACCTCGCCGCCGGGCGAGCGCTGATTCGGCGCTCATTCGATTTCCAAGTGTATCAGGCCCGCAACGGCGACCAGTGGCAGCAGGCATACGACCGATTCAAATCGGTCATCGGCGGCTGA
- a CDS encoding quinone-dependent dihydroorotate dehydrogenase: MPDAYSIARSLLFQLDAESAHHLSLRGLRLAEKVGALKLMFPEEEFLAPVEAMGLRFPNRVGLAAGLDKEGNTIDALGRLGFGFVEIGTITPRPQAGNPKPRLFRLVEHEAIINRMGFNNPGIEAGVENVRRSKHFDGVIGFNIGKNKDTPNQNAADDYLACLRAAYPVADYIAVNLSSPNTPGLRDLQSEEASARLLERLKKEQAALEKEHGRHVPLLFKVAPDLDPPHVSSLARVFLEGGLDGLIATNTTLAREPVAGHPRAHEAGGLSGRPLTQRSTEIIRAFAGEFGGRIPIIGVGGISCAQDAVDKIKAGASLVQIYSAFIFQGPRLVTDCARALEGMKA; the protein is encoded by the coding sequence GTGCCCGACGCCTATTCGATTGCCCGTAGCCTGCTGTTCCAACTGGACGCCGAGAGTGCCCACCATTTGAGCCTTCGGGGCTTGCGACTGGCAGAAAAAGTCGGAGCGCTGAAGCTCATGTTCCCCGAAGAGGAGTTTCTCGCTCCGGTGGAGGCGATGGGCCTGCGCTTCCCGAACCGGGTCGGACTTGCGGCGGGGTTGGACAAGGAAGGCAACACGATCGACGCGCTGGGCCGGCTCGGCTTCGGTTTCGTGGAGATCGGGACCATCACGCCGCGGCCGCAGGCGGGTAATCCGAAGCCGCGCCTGTTCCGCTTGGTCGAGCACGAGGCGATCATCAACCGGATGGGCTTCAACAATCCCGGGATCGAGGCAGGGGTGGAAAACGTGCGCCGATCCAAGCACTTCGACGGAGTCATCGGCTTCAACATCGGCAAGAACAAGGACACGCCGAACCAGAATGCTGCGGACGATTACCTGGCCTGCCTGCGGGCCGCCTATCCGGTGGCGGACTACATCGCGGTGAACCTCTCTTCCCCGAACACGCCGGGGCTACGCGATTTACAGAGCGAGGAAGCCTCCGCCCGGCTGCTAGAGCGGCTCAAGAAAGAGCAGGCCGCGTTGGAGAAGGAGCACGGGAGGCATGTGCCCCTGCTCTTCAAGGTGGCGCCGGATCTGGATCCCCCCCACGTGAGTTCCTTGGCACGGGTGTTCTTGGAGGGTGGCCTGGACGGGCTCATCGCGACCAACACCACGTTGGCGCGCGAACCTGTAGCAGGCCATCCGCGGGCTCATGAAGCGGGCGGGCTCTCCGGTCGCCCCCTCACGCAGCGCAGCACGGAAATCATCCGGGCCTTTGCGGGAGAGTTCGGCGGACGTATCCCGATCATCGGGGTCGGCGGGATCTCCTGCGCCCAAGACGCGGTGGATAAGATCAAGGCGGGCGCGAGCCTAGTGCAGATCTACTCGGCCTTCATCTTCCAAGGTCCGCGGTTGGTGACCGACTGCGCCCGGGCGCTTGAGGGCATGAAGGCCTGA
- a CDS encoding glycine zipper domain-containing protein — MNKSLALIALATAGVLSNCAAPAGPNTQRGAVIGALGGAAAGAVIGNQSGRAGEGALIGAGVGAAGGAAIGNAQDQENRRRYYEGY; from the coding sequence ATGAACAAATCCCTTGCACTCATCGCCTTGGCCACGGCCGGGGTCCTCAGCAACTGCGCAGCACCGGCCGGCCCGAACACCCAGCGTGGTGCTGTCATCGGAGCCCTAGGCGGAGCCGCCGCAGGTGCCGTCATCGGCAACCAGTCCGGTCGAGCCGGAGAAGGTGCCTTGATCGGCGCTGGCGTGGGTGCAGCCGGCGGTGCCGCGATCGGCAACGCGCAGGATCAGGAGAACCGCCGCCGTTACTACGAGGGCTACTAG
- a CDS encoding DeoR/GlpR family DNA-binding transcription regulator → MDATAPLGELSQQERESRQLEEKLAIAREAVRLLLPGETILLDASTTALEFAGALPEGLPLRVVTYSLAVVERLSSRDEDIELVQLGGIFEQRGRRFSGMITENSLRSLRIDRFFFSGGGLHPTLGVSEPNPEQARLKRMMLEHATWSCALLDHTKFGVKTDYFFAAPNELEALVTDRESRAFAKSHLKDAPFDLRFAR, encoded by the coding sequence ATGGATGCCACTGCCCCTCTGGGCGAACTTTCTCAGCAGGAGCGTGAATCACGGCAGCTTGAAGAAAAGCTGGCGATCGCCCGCGAGGCGGTGCGGCTGCTGCTCCCCGGCGAGACCATTCTGCTTGACGCCTCGACGACGGCCTTGGAATTCGCGGGTGCCCTTCCTGAAGGTCTCCCGCTCCGGGTCGTCACTTACTCCCTCGCCGTGGTAGAGCGCTTGTCCTCGCGGGACGAGGACATCGAGCTGGTGCAGCTCGGCGGAATCTTCGAGCAGCGTGGACGGCGTTTCTCCGGAATGATCACTGAGAATTCGCTGCGCTCCCTGCGCATCGACCGCTTCTTCTTCTCCGGCGGTGGCTTGCATCCGACCCTCGGTGTCAGCGAGCCGAATCCGGAGCAGGCCCGGCTCAAGCGCATGATGCTCGAGCACGCCACCTGGAGCTGCGCGCTTCTCGATCACACCAAGTTCGGCGTGAAGACCGACTACTTTTTCGCCGCGCCGAATGAATTGGAAGCTCTCGTCACCGACCGGGAATCCCGCGCCTTCGCGAAGAGCCATCTGAAGGATGCTCCCTTCGATCTGCGCTTCGCGAGGTAA